CGCGGCTCGAAGACGGCGAGTGGGTACTCAACGGCGAGAAATACTGGATCGGCAACGGCGTCTCGGGGGATTACATCACCGTCTACGCCCGCACCGAGGACACCGACGACCGTCACAGCAACCACTCGCTGATTCTCGTGCCGACTGACGCCCCGGGCTACGAGGCCGAGCCGGTCCCCGAGAAGATGGCCTATCGGGCCTCCGAGCAGGCGCACATCGTCTTCGACGACTGCCGAGTGCCGGCGGAGAACCTCGTGGGCGAGCGCGGGAACGGATTCAAGATGGTCGCGGAGTTCTTCAATACCGGTCGGGTCCGGGTCGCGGCTCACGGGATCGGCCTCGCCGCCGCCGCCATCGAGGAGGCGTGGGAGTTCGTCCACGGGCGCGAGGAGTTCGGCCGGTCGATCGGGGACTTCCAATCCGTCCAACACGACCTCGCGGAGATGCGGATGGAGTTCGAGAGCGCTCGCGCGCTGCTGTGGCAGGCGGTCGATCACGTGATGGCGGGTGAGGACGCCGAGCGCTGGGCCGCGATGGCGAAGGCCAAGGCGACCGAGGTGGCCGCCGAGTGCGCCGAGACGTCGATGAAACTCCACGGGGGACGAGCGCTACTGGACGGCGAGCGGATCACGCGCGTCTACCGCGACGTCCGGATGCCGATGACCTACGAGGGCGTCGGTGCGATCCAGCGCGACCTGATCTACCGGAACTTCTGAGCGGCTGGAGCGGGTCGTTGCCGTCCTCTGTTGTTCGATCAGTTGTGATCTGAGAGCGTGAATTGGCGAAGTCCGCACGTGTATCGGCGACGATAGCACGTGTCGGCGAAGACGATGAGAGAAGAACGGCGTCGTCGCGAGGGCGGGTTCAGTAGTTGCCCGTCGACGCGATCGGGGGGGACTCGTGCGGTCCGTACGGCGCGTCGTCGAGGTATTCGCCGGCGGGTTCGAAGTAATCGGCGAGCGAGGCGGCGACCTCCTTGCGGAGGACGGTGACCGGGGTGTCGCCCTGGAGGTAATCGAGCGCCTGTCCGGCGGCGGAGATGTTGTACTCGGCGGCGCGCTCGCGACGTGCCGCGTACAGTTCAACCTCGTTGCGAGCGACAGCGGGCTGTTCTGCCCGCGCGGCGACCGCGATCGCGGAGGCCGCCTCGTCGGCGTCGGCGACGCAGGAGTTCATCCCGCGCGCGCCGAAGGGAGCCAGCAGGTGTGCGGCCTCACCGGCCAAGAGCACGCGGCGGTGCTCGTCGACGAACGAGTCGGCGATCACCTGCAGGAACTTGTACGTCGAGGTCCACTGGATGTTGTCGACGTACTCCTCGCCCATAATCTCGCGGACGAGCTTTCGCATCTCCTCGTCGCTGGAAATCTCTTCGGGGTCGTCGTCACCGAGACATTGGATGTCGAGCCGCCAGCCGCCCGCGAACGGAACGAGCATCACGTTGCGGCCGCCCGCGGCGGGGTCGTCGTAGTGGAAGAGGCGCTCGAAGGGGATCGGTTCCTCCTCGATCGTGTTGCCGTCGAGCGTCTCGACGTCGACGATGATAAAGGAGTTCTCCGATTGGTCGCCCTCGAACTCCGATCCGATCTCCTTGCGCACCTGCGAGCCGCCGCCGTCCGCACCGATGAGGTACGGCGTCTCCCACTCCCGTCCGTCGGTCGTCTCGACGTGGACGCCGTCGGGCGTGGACTCGACGGATTCGACGCCCGCGTCCCAGTGGATCTCGACGCCGAGGTCCTCGAGCGCCTCGTGCATGTACTTCTCGGTGGTGACCTGCGGGAGACTCGAGAAGTGCGGGAACTCGCCGGTCCCGCCGGGGTTGTCGTAGGTGCGCCGGAACACCGTCTTGCCGCGCCACATCGTGTGGCGGGTCGGCCAGACGAGGCCCTCCTCGATGAGATCCTTGCCGAGTCCGGGGTAGTTTCGTTCGAGCGTCTTCAGCGTCGAACCGTGGACGTAGATCGCGCGGCTCCCCGCACGGTCGCGGTCCTCGGAGTCGGCTTCGAGGATCGCCGCGGGGATACCGCGTGCGCGGAGCGCGAGCGCGGCGGTCATCCCGGTCGGTCCGGCACCGGCGATCAGCACGGGTTGATCGATATCAGTCGAACTCATCGTATCTACCTAGTGGTTACCACACGTTCCTGATAATCGTTGTGATTGCACCGACGCGAGAGCCCCACACTCGTCCGTTTACATCGGATACAGCGGAGGCTACACCGTCCCGAAATGCGATCTGCGTGGCCGCTCGGTCCGACTCCCCGGCGTCAGTTCAGTCCGAGTTTTTTACCGACCCAGTGGTCGCGCCCGGCGAAGACGAACTCCTCTTCGTCCCCGAAGACGGTGGTTTCTGCGACGAAATCGTCCCACGCGCCACGCGGGATCTTCTCTAGATCGTCCGCAGAGGTCGCCTCGGACGGACTCGCGGCGACCATCTCGTCGAAGGTGTCGAAGTCAGTGTTCTCCCGCATAAACGTCTCGTCGAAGACTTCCCGGAGCGGGATCTCCTCGTCCTCGCCGACGACGTCTCGTGGGTCCGGCAGGTCCGCCGCCGCTTCGGCAGCCTCTTCTAGATCTGACTCTTGGGCCATATTCCCGGATTCGAATTGCTGTACATAAACCCTTGCGGTACGCGTGTCGGCGTCATCCACAGCTGAGTTGCGTCTCAGTGGAACATCGTCACTGTCCATC
This DNA window, taken from Halobellus sp. LT62, encodes the following:
- a CDS encoding acyl-CoA dehydrogenase family protein, whose product is MESDILTPTVVPEEAHELKDRARSFANERMAPVAGEYFASGEYPVDVVEAAHDAGLVAQEIDAEYGGPGRSLDEIVATVEEFFRADAGLGLGIVSQSFGTEILQEFGTETQKETYLSAVANGEKRTGMAISEPDTGSDLAGMETEARLEDGEWVLNGEKYWIGNGVSGDYITVYARTEDTDDRHSNHSLILVPTDAPGYEAEPVPEKMAYRASEQAHIVFDDCRVPAENLVGERGNGFKMVAEFFNTGRVRVAAHGIGLAAAAIEEAWEFVHGREEFGRSIGDFQSVQHDLAEMRMEFESARALLWQAVDHVMAGEDAERWAAMAKAKATEVAAECAETSMKLHGGRALLDGERITRVYRDVRMPMTYEGVGAIQRDLIYRNF
- a CDS encoding FAD-dependent monooxygenase is translated as MSSTDIDQPVLIAGAGPTGMTAALALRARGIPAAILEADSEDRDRAGSRAIYVHGSTLKTLERNYPGLGKDLIEEGLVWPTRHTMWRGKTVFRRTYDNPGGTGEFPHFSSLPQVTTEKYMHEALEDLGVEIHWDAGVESVESTPDGVHVETTDGREWETPYLIGADGGGSQVRKEIGSEFEGDQSENSFIIVDVETLDGNTIEEEPIPFERLFHYDDPAAGGRNVMLVPFAGGWRLDIQCLGDDDPEEISSDEEMRKLVREIMGEEYVDNIQWTSTYKFLQVIADSFVDEHRRVLLAGEAAHLLAPFGARGMNSCVADADEAASAIAVAARAEQPAVARNEVELYAARRERAAEYNISAAGQALDYLQGDTPVTVLRKEVAASLADYFEPAGEYLDDAPYGPHESPPIASTGNY